One genomic window of Halovivax cerinus includes the following:
- a CDS encoding ABC transporter substrate-binding protein, with translation MVLDQAKSATDVDRRTVLKTVGAGGAITLAGCLDDGDGSDDADFPMDITLEVNADNDDRVQMVELIAASLEESGYFNTTIETFEWTTYVSRVMGSDYPTMGVVPCIGLAGTFNPGSFCNALHHTDNVGQCCNLTGVGNEELDGMIESARYGVEVSQDNELRGERYDEVWNALADYKYSSITHFDVQNVITTTDVHNFVSYPFQQTLMSHALYEPADEQVAWIDRENAASTDGETSLSEISEGGELSIGLGANPSSFDPPYSTDTTSSIGQNYIFEYLTTSDSQGNVYPWLAEDYTIEDVQDIDVTAYEPYMTEVSTTEDGAPDTDAQIIVQHPEDDPSSQDSVRILTPTEAADAVADGTYGMHFRYALEQGVTFHNGEEMTAEDVVASLKRVENSQISAQTFDSVLHAEAVDDYTVDFYAQIPDAEAERLLTGTTAVMPKEVAESEASAVDPRQSVDPVGTGPYEFGEIDDGNYFTVERFDDYWMHDKGIQNKDWFDGPSEFPNGPVVDTVYNEIISDASTRQGALQNAELDVTFGLNASALDSFVESDDFIVDSVAAGGYEYVQYPIAVEPFDDDRVRKAINYLVPRQRIVDNILNGWGSPAWTSIPELARGAGTADYGALESEVKPTNEFKPDEAASLLEEFIEDSDFTSNV, from the coding sequence ATGGTGCTAGACCAGGCAAAATCAGCGACGGACGTTGACCGACGAACGGTACTGAAGACCGTCGGTGCAGGTGGTGCGATCACGCTCGCCGGCTGTCTCGACGATGGCGACGGATCGGACGACGCCGACTTCCCGATGGACATCACGCTCGAAGTGAACGCGGACAACGACGACCGCGTCCAGATGGTCGAACTCATCGCGGCCTCCCTGGAAGAGTCGGGATACTTCAACACGACCATCGAGACGTTCGAGTGGACGACCTACGTGAGCCGCGTCATGGGCTCCGACTACCCGACCATGGGCGTCGTTCCCTGCATCGGACTGGCCGGGACCTTCAACCCAGGCAGTTTCTGTAACGCACTCCACCACACGGACAACGTCGGACAGTGCTGTAACCTGACCGGTGTCGGCAACGAGGAACTGGACGGGATGATCGAGTCCGCCCGGTATGGCGTCGAGGTCTCCCAGGACAACGAGCTTCGTGGCGAGCGCTACGACGAGGTCTGGAACGCGCTCGCCGACTACAAGTACAGTTCGATCACCCACTTCGACGTCCAGAACGTCATCACGACGACGGACGTCCACAACTTCGTCTCGTACCCGTTCCAGCAGACCCTGATGAGCCACGCGCTCTACGAACCGGCAGACGAGCAGGTCGCGTGGATCGACCGCGAGAACGCGGCGAGTACGGACGGCGAGACGTCGCTGTCGGAGATCAGCGAAGGCGGCGAACTGAGCATCGGGCTCGGCGCCAACCCGTCGTCGTTCGACCCGCCGTACAGTACGGACACGACGTCGAGCATCGGACAGAATTACATCTTCGAGTACCTGACGACGTCGGACTCGCAGGGGAACGTCTACCCGTGGCTCGCGGAGGACTACACCATCGAAGACGTCCAGGACATCGACGTGACGGCGTACGAGCCGTACATGACCGAAGTGTCGACCACCGAGGATGGGGCCCCTGATACGGACGCGCAGATCATCGTCCAGCACCCGGAGGACGATCCCTCGAGTCAGGACTCGGTCCGCATCCTCACGCCCACGGAAGCCGCCGACGCCGTCGCCGACGGTACCTACGGTATGCACTTCCGGTACGCGCTGGAGCAGGGCGTCACGTTCCACAACGGCGAGGAGATGACCGCCGAGGACGTCGTCGCCTCGCTCAAGCGCGTCGAAAACTCGCAGATCTCCGCCCAGACGTTCGACTCCGTCCTCCACGCGGAGGCGGTCGACGACTACACCGTCGACTTCTACGCGCAAATTCCGGACGCGGAAGCGGAGCGCCTGCTCACGGGTACCACGGCCGTCATGCCCAAGGAGGTCGCCGAGTCGGAGGCCAGTGCGGTCGACCCGCGTCAGAGCGTCGATCCGGTCGGCACCGGTCCGTACGAGTTCGGCGAGATCGACGACGGGAACTACTTCACCGTCGAGCGGTTCGACGACTACTGGATGCACGACAAGGGCATCCAGAACAAGGACTGGTTCGACGGCCCCTCGGAATTCCCGAACGGACCCGTCGTCGATACGGTCTACAACGAAATTATCTCGGACGCCAGTACCCGACAGGGTGCCCTCCAGAACGCGGAGCTCGACGTCACGTTCGGACTCAACGCGTCGGCCCTGGACAGCTTCGTCGAGAGCGACGACTTCATCGTGGACAGTGTCGCCGCCGGTGGCTACGAGTACGTCCAGTACCCGATCGCCGTCGAACCGTTCGACGACGACCGGGTCCGCAAGGCGATCAACTACCTCGTCCCACGACAGCGGATCGTCGACAACATCCTGAACGGCTGGGGATCGCCGGCCTGGACCAGTATCCCCGAACTCGCGCGCGGTGCTGGCACGGCCGACTACGGCGCGCTCGAATCCGAAGTCAAGCCGACGAACGAGTTCAAACCGGACGAGGCGGCGTCACTCCTCGAGGAGTTCATCGAGGACAGTGACTTCACGTCGAACGTCTAG
- a CDS encoding 30S ribosomal protein S27e: MAGTFYRVQCADCENEQVVFGKASTTVSCAVCGTTLARPTGGNASIEHEIVETVESR; the protein is encoded by the coding sequence ATGGCAGGAACCTTCTACCGCGTTCAGTGTGCCGACTGTGAGAACGAACAGGTCGTCTTCGGGAAGGCCTCGACGACCGTCTCCTGTGCCGTCTGCGGAACGACCCTCGCGCGACCGACCGGTGGCAACGCCTCGATCGAACACGAGATCGTAGAAACCGTCGAGTCACGATGA
- a CDS encoding HAH_0734 family protein, which yields MKQLIIHGDPGIRKDAVITVDGEEFVCFGINRMGEWHGPDRVQLWCTVGSEDERDAYDRRSYIPHFLDVEHYDESDVAVVASAA from the coding sequence ATGAAGCAACTCATCATCCACGGCGATCCCGGGATCAGGAAGGACGCCGTGATCACCGTCGACGGTGAGGAGTTCGTCTGTTTCGGGATCAACCGAATGGGTGAGTGGCACGGTCCGGACCGCGTCCAGCTGTGGTGCACCGTCGGCTCTGAGGACGAACGGGACGCCTACGACCGCCGCTCCTACATCCCACACTTTCTCGACGTCGAACACTACGACGAATCGGACGTGGCGGTCGTCGCCTCCGCCGCGTAG
- a CDS encoding ABC transporter ATP-binding protein — translation MALLEVEDLTVNFYTQDGTVNAVDNLSYTIERGEKFGVVGESGAGKSVTALSLMRLIERPGHIESGEIRFKGQDILSMSEDEVRSIRGNEIAMIFQDAQTALNPVYTVGEQIAEAMRHHLGYGKSEAKEETIDLLAKVGIPEARKRYSDYPHEFSGGMQQRAIIAMALSCGPDLLICDEPTTALDVTIEAKILEEIESLAEEFDTAIQLITHDLGVIAEVCDRVMVMYGGKPVEKAPVEDLFYDPKHPYTVGLMSSIPRIGESADRLQTIPGTMPDLVELPPGCSFHPRCPFAEEACTLREPDLLDTASGKPASDVETDHAAACLAYSGDLTGELDYTVRVDEDPKSNAPTSQITGDNQ, via the coding sequence ATGGCGCTGCTCGAAGTCGAGGACCTGACCGTCAACTTCTACACGCAGGACGGTACCGTCAACGCCGTCGACAACCTGTCCTACACCATCGAACGCGGGGAGAAGTTCGGCGTAGTGGGCGAGAGCGGGGCGGGAAAGAGCGTCACCGCTCTCTCGCTCATGCGCCTCATCGAACGTCCGGGTCACATCGAGAGCGGCGAGATCCGCTTCAAGGGCCAGGACATCCTGTCGATGTCCGAAGACGAGGTGCGCTCTATCCGGGGCAACGAGATTGCGATGATCTTTCAGGACGCCCAGACGGCTCTGAACCCGGTCTACACCGTCGGCGAACAGATCGCCGAAGCCATGCGACACCACCTCGGCTACGGCAAGTCAGAGGCCAAAGAGGAGACGATCGACCTCCTCGCGAAAGTCGGAATCCCGGAGGCCAGAAAGCGCTACAGTGACTACCCACACGAGTTCTCCGGCGGCATGCAACAGCGCGCGATCATCGCCATGGCGCTCTCGTGTGGCCCCGACCTGCTCATCTGTGACGAACCGACCACCGCGCTCGACGTGACGATCGAAGCGAAGATCTTAGAAGAGATCGAGTCACTCGCCGAAGAGTTCGACACGGCGATCCAGCTCATCACGCACGACCTCGGCGTCATCGCAGAGGTCTGTGACCGGGTCATGGTCATGTACGGCGGGAAACCAGTCGAGAAGGCACCCGTCGAGGACCTGTTCTACGACCCCAAACACCCCTACACGGTCGGCCTGATGAGTTCCATCCCGCGGATCGGCGAATCCGCGGACCGCCTCCAGACGATCCCGGGCACCATGCCAGACCTGGTCGAACTGCCACCGGGCTGTAGCTTCCACCCGCGCTGTCCCTTCGCGGAGGAAGCCTGCACGTTACGCGAACCCGACTTACTCGACACAGCGTCGGGCAAACCCGCGTCAGACGTAGAGACGGACCACGCAGCCGCCTGCCTGGCGTACTCCGGTGACCTGACCGGCGAACTCGACTACACGGTGCGTGTCGACGAAGATCCGAAATCGAACGCGCCTACCAGTCAAATCACGGGTGACAACCAATGA
- a CDS encoding ABC transporter ATP-binding protein: MSDTTGEPILEARGLKKYYDTASGFMDSMLGRSSKVKAVDDVDIELYEGETLGVVGESGCGKTTLGRTMLRLIEPTDGSVYYKGQDLTELSSSDLRDVRTDIQYIFQDPFSSLNPRMTVGDIIGEPLDIHGIAEGQERDERIYELLETVGLNASHSHRYPHEFSGGQRQRIGIARALAVDPEVIICDEPVSALDVSVQAQILNLLEDLQEEFGLSYIFIAHDLSVVEHISDRIAVMYLGEIAETGTTDEVFEPPYHPYAEALLSAIPEPDPLWDGEQIYLSGTVPSPIDPPSGCRFHTRCPRVIQPEEYDMPQEEWRHLMDFKQRLHASDDLESVTETVDADDQVDLNTVARDTLDELIRREFDLPMQLSDLQAEQIFSQAIDRLAEENFDDARALVANGYQSPCEQRNPELLSTGTTHKISCHLYDDDITPATSTTGDAVADD, encoded by the coding sequence ATGAGTGACACCACCGGCGAGCCCATCCTCGAAGCCCGCGGGCTCAAGAAGTACTACGACACGGCGAGCGGCTTCATGGACAGTATGCTCGGTCGATCGAGCAAGGTCAAAGCTGTCGACGACGTCGACATAGAACTCTACGAGGGAGAAACGCTCGGCGTCGTCGGCGAGAGCGGCTGTGGAAAGACGACACTCGGCCGAACGATGCTGCGGCTCATCGAACCGACCGACGGCTCGGTGTACTACAAGGGCCAGGATTTGACCGAGCTGTCCTCGAGCGACCTCCGCGACGTGCGGACTGACATCCAGTACATCTTCCAGGACCCGTTCTCGAGCCTGAACCCACGGATGACGGTCGGCGACATCATCGGCGAACCGCTCGACATCCACGGCATCGCCGAGGGGCAAGAGCGCGACGAGCGGATCTACGAGCTCCTCGAAACCGTCGGCCTGAACGCGAGTCACAGTCACCGGTATCCACACGAGTTCTCCGGGGGACAGCGCCAACGTATCGGCATCGCCCGGGCGCTCGCTGTCGATCCGGAGGTGATCATCTGCGACGAGCCGGTAAGCGCGCTCGACGTCAGCGTCCAGGCGCAGATCTTGAACCTTCTCGAAGACCTACAGGAGGAGTTCGGCCTCTCGTACATCTTCATCGCCCACGACCTGAGCGTCGTCGAACACATCTCGGACCGCATCGCTGTGATGTACCTCGGCGAGATTGCCGAGACAGGCACGACCGACGAGGTGTTCGAACCGCCCTACCACCCGTACGCGGAAGCCCTGCTGTCTGCGATCCCGGAACCGGATCCGCTGTGGGACGGCGAACAGATATACCTCTCCGGGACGGTTCCCTCGCCGATCGATCCGCCGTCGGGCTGTCGGTTCCACACCCGCTGTCCACGGGTGATCCAGCCCGAGGAGTACGACATGCCACAGGAGGAGTGGCGACACCTGATGGACTTCAAACAGCGATTGCACGCGAGCGACGACCTCGAATCCGTCACGGAGACCGTGGATGCGGACGACCAGGTCGACCTCAATACGGTCGCCCGGGACACGCTCGACGAACTGATCAGACGGGAGTTCGATCTGCCGATGCAACTGTCGGATCTACAAGCAGAACAGATCTTCTCACAAGCCATCGACCGACTGGCCGAAGAGAACTTCGACGATGCACGGGCACTGGTCGCGAACGGCTATCAATCGCCGTGCGAACAACGGAATCCCGAACTGCTGTCCACCGGCACCACGCACAAGATCTCCTGTCACCTGTACGACGACGATATCACCCCCGCCACCTCGACGACCGGGGACGCGGTCGCAGACGACTGA
- a CDS encoding RNA-protein complex protein Nop10 gives MKSDIRVCRTHEHDRPVYTLSDTCPFCGERTENSAPAPFSPDDRVGEYRRALKRRRRS, from the coding sequence GTGAAATCTGATATCCGCGTCTGTCGGACGCACGAACACGACAGACCAGTGTACACCCTCTCCGACACCTGTCCGTTCTGCGGCGAGCGTACCGAAAACAGCGCTCCGGCGCCGTTCTCGCCGGACGATCGCGTCGGCGAGTACCGACGCGCACTTAAGCGACGCCGTCGCTCGTAG
- a CDS encoding translation initiation factor IF-2 subunit alpha, with protein sequence MKYSGWPDPGELVVGKIDEIEDFGVFVDLEEYEDKRGLAHISEVASGWIKNVRDHVREGQITVCKVLDVDESAQQIDLSIKDVNDHQRSEKIQEWKNEQKADNWMELAFGDEVETETYTTIANELLAVHGTLYDAFEESAIHGADALSDTDLGDDEVDAIVDAARENVSVPYVNVTGYVDLENPTASGVDGVRTALEAGAGNGDVPDEVDLDVTYVGAPEYRIQVTAPNYKTAESQLEASAERAITAIESEGGTGSFHRERHTDDE encoded by the coding sequence ATGAAGTACAGCGGCTGGCCTGATCCCGGAGAACTCGTCGTCGGCAAGATCGACGAGATCGAAGACTTCGGTGTCTTCGTCGACCTCGAGGAGTACGAGGACAAACGCGGTCTCGCACACATCTCCGAGGTCGCGAGCGGCTGGATCAAGAACGTGAGAGATCACGTTCGCGAGGGCCAGATCACTGTCTGTAAAGTACTCGATGTCGACGAATCCGCCCAGCAGATCGACCTCTCGATCAAGGACGTCAACGACCACCAGCGATCCGAGAAGATCCAGGAGTGGAAGAACGAACAGAAGGCCGACAACTGGATGGAGCTCGCGTTCGGCGACGAGGTCGAAACCGAGACCTACACGACCATCGCGAACGAACTCCTGGCCGTCCACGGAACCCTCTACGACGCGTTCGAAGAGTCGGCTATCCACGGCGCAGACGCGCTCTCCGACACCGATCTCGGCGACGACGAGGTCGACGCCATCGTCGACGCCGCCCGCGAGAACGTCTCGGTCCCCTACGTGAACGTAACCGGGTACGTGGACTTAGAAAACCCGACCGCGTCCGGAGTCGACGGCGTCAGAACGGCACTCGAAGCGGGTGCAGGCAACGGCGACGTTCCCGACGAAGTCGACCTGGACGTCACCTACGTCGGCGCTCCGGAGTACCGCATCCAGGTCACGGCGCCGAACTACAAGACAGCCGAGTCACAGCTCGAAGCGAGCGCCGAACGGGCGATCACCGCGATCGAATCCGAAGGCGGCACCGGCTCGTTCCACCGCGAACGCCACACCGACGACGAGTGA
- a CDS encoding proteasome assembly chaperone family protein has product MDELDIEVVAEPSLDDPVLIEGLPGVGHVGALAADHLLEEFDDESTLVRRLYSTAFPPQVSVDDGVASLTCTEVHAVTDTGGRDLLVYTGDHQAQHGEGHYTLAEAYLDVAESFDVSECYALGGVPTGELIETYDVVGAVTGEEMIDDLESAGVEFREDEPAGGIVGVSGLLLGLGARRDLTAACLMGETSGYLVDPKSARAVLSVLESRLGFEIGYDSLDERAEEMEAVMGKIREMESQATMDVPSEDDLRYIG; this is encoded by the coding sequence ATGGACGAACTCGATATCGAGGTCGTCGCGGAACCGAGCCTCGACGACCCGGTGTTGATCGAAGGATTGCCGGGCGTCGGCCACGTCGGTGCCCTGGCCGCCGATCACCTCCTCGAAGAGTTCGACGACGAATCGACGCTCGTCCGCCGTCTCTACTCGACCGCCTTTCCACCCCAGGTGTCGGTCGACGACGGCGTCGCGTCGCTCACCTGTACGGAGGTTCACGCGGTGACGGACACTGGCGGCCGGGACCTGCTCGTCTACACAGGAGATCACCAGGCCCAGCACGGCGAAGGTCACTACACGCTCGCCGAGGCGTACCTCGACGTCGCGGAATCCTTCGACGTCAGCGAGTGTTACGCGCTCGGCGGCGTTCCCACCGGCGAACTGATCGAGACGTACGACGTCGTCGGCGCCGTCACTGGTGAGGAGATGATCGACGACCTCGAATCGGCCGGCGTCGAGTTCCGAGAGGACGAACCGGCAGGCGGCATCGTCGGGGTCTCCGGACTATTGCTGGGTCTCGGCGCCCGACGCGACCTCACGGCCGCCTGTCTGATGGGTGAGACGAGCGGCTACCTCGTCGACCCGAAGAGCGCGAGGGCCGTCCTCTCCGTACTCGAGTCACGTCTCGGGTTCGAAATCGGGTACGACTCGCTCGACGAGCGCGCCGAGGAGATGGAAGCGGTCATGGGCAAGATCCGGGAGATGGAATCCCAGGCGACGATGGACGTGCCGAGCGAGGACGATTTGCGCTACATCGGGTGA
- a CDS encoding 50S ribosomal protein L44e gives MQMPRRFNTYCPHCNEHHEHEVEKVRTGRSTGMKKVADRQRRRQTSSIGNSGKFSKVPSGNKPTKKTDLKYRCSECGKAHLREGWRAGRLEFQE, from the coding sequence ATGCAGATGCCACGCCGATTCAACACCTATTGCCCGCACTGCAACGAACACCACGAGCACGAAGTCGAGAAGGTCCGGACCGGCCGCTCGACGGGGATGAAGAAGGTCGCCGACCGACAGCGTCGCCGACAGACCTCGTCGATCGGTAACTCCGGGAAGTTCTCGAAAGTGCCGTCCGGGAACAAACCGACGAAGAAGACCGACCTCAAGTACCGCTGCAGCGAGTGCGGCAAGGCCCACCTCCGCGAGGGATGGCGAGCCGGCCGACTCGAATTCCAGGAGTGA
- a CDS encoding ABC transporter permease gives MTDKNVLAGRGRIEISGFDPKRVEQRESLSGWTEEAGRATQSRWARAWQRFKRNRSALLGLAVVGFLTFLAIFARPIEVFGLTVQPIALAPHPPGELLYFAHPGEGFTGDYQPPSMKAPMGLDGDGRDIFSRLLYGGRYSLSIGFIVVALTAGVGLIYGAVSGYYGGWVDEIMMRIVDIIYAFPGLVLALIIVSMLGRGYTQLIIAFSLFGWAGYGRLVRGEVLKVKEHEYVMAAKALGARDRGVVLRHIAPNTMAPLLVVASLRIGTVVIGVAALGFLGLGMPPGSAEWGTMLNGARSSLIQLDTSPKWWATVFPGTAIFLFVMSMNMIGDGINDALDAQQTGVGKGGEE, from the coding sequence ATGACTGATAAGAACGTATTAGCCGGACGTGGCCGCATCGAAATTTCCGGGTTCGACCCGAAACGAGTGGAACAGCGAGAGAGCCTCTCTGGCTGGACGGAGGAGGCTGGCCGAGCCACGCAAAGTCGCTGGGCCCGGGCGTGGCAGCGGTTCAAACGAAACCGGAGTGCCCTGCTCGGCCTGGCCGTCGTGGGATTCCTGACCTTCCTCGCCATCTTCGCCCGACCGATCGAGGTCTTCGGGCTCACCGTTCAGCCGATCGCACTCGCACCACACCCGCCAGGCGAACTGCTCTACTTCGCACACCCGGGGGAGGGATTCACCGGCGACTACCAGCCGCCGAGTATGAAGGCACCGATGGGGCTCGACGGCGACGGACGCGATATCTTCTCGCGTCTGCTCTACGGCGGCCGGTACAGCCTCTCGATCGGATTTATCGTCGTCGCCCTGACAGCCGGTGTCGGGCTGATCTACGGCGCCGTCTCGGGCTACTACGGCGGCTGGGTCGACGAGATCATGATGCGCATCGTCGACATTATCTACGCCTTCCCGGGGCTCGTGCTGGCGCTCATCATCGTCTCCATGCTCGGCCGGGGTTACACGCAACTCATCATCGCGTTCTCTCTGTTCGGCTGGGCGGGATACGGACGACTGGTGCGCGGCGAGGTGCTGAAGGTCAAAGAACACGAGTACGTGATGGCGGCAAAGGCACTCGGTGCGCGCGACAGGGGCGTCGTCTTAAGACACATCGCGCCCAACACGATGGCACCACTGCTGGTGGTCGCTTCCCTCCGGATCGGGACCGTCGTGATCGGCGTCGCGGCGCTCGGGTTCCTCGGACTCGGCATGCCCCCGGGAAGTGCGGAGTGGGGGACGATGCTCAACGGCGCCCGTAGTTCACTGATCCAGCTCGATACCTCACCCAAGTGGTGGGCGACCGTCTTCCCGGGAACGGCCATCTTCCTGTTCGTCATGTCGATGAACATGATCGGTGACGGGATCAACGACGCGCTCGACGCCCAGCAGACCGGCGTCGGCAAGGGAGGTGAGGAATAA
- a CDS encoding ABC transporter permease — MSLVRLFAKRIVLGFVAAWTVLTTVFAAFNLTDDWVLAGIEGQMRWGGASKEEIRERTNAYMARRGLDDPLFERYVDWMGRMLTFDWGQSIQSGEPALAIVREGLWRTAAYVVPGLALAIVIGIGVGLYAALRPNSKLAGLSVTTAYLGFAVPNFWLAAMLYSLDGQLFEAPPVVFDSILPIVLTTSTLLGGYVSYARAHSREYASAEFVKLVRTKGAGPITIARHIVRNAAIPFVSMVFVEALALLVLTVFVIEIVFGIQGFGYTFFTAIEGRDLPIVLGSTLVIVAVGIVGNILQDIGYTALDPRVDTGTR, encoded by the coding sequence ATGAGCCTCGTTCGCCTGTTCGCGAAACGTATCGTGCTGGGATTCGTGGCCGCCTGGACGGTTCTGACGACCGTCTTCGCCGCGTTCAATTTGACAGACGACTGGGTACTCGCCGGTATAGAGGGACAGATGCGGTGGGGCGGCGCGAGCAAAGAGGAGATACGAGAACGAACGAACGCGTACATGGCCAGGCGAGGCCTCGACGATCCACTCTTCGAACGGTACGTCGACTGGATGGGGAGAATGCTCACCTTCGACTGGGGACAGTCGATCCAGAGCGGAGAACCGGCGCTCGCGATCGTCCGGGAGGGGCTCTGGCGAACTGCGGCGTACGTCGTACCGGGACTCGCTCTCGCCATCGTGATCGGCATCGGTGTCGGGCTGTACGCGGCGCTGCGCCCGAACAGCAAACTCGCGGGCCTGAGCGTCACGACCGCCTACCTCGGATTCGCAGTGCCGAACTTCTGGCTCGCGGCCATGCTCTACTCCCTCGACGGACAGCTGTTCGAGGCACCGCCTGTCGTCTTCGACTCGATCCTCCCGATCGTTCTGACGACGTCGACGTTACTCGGTGGGTACGTGAGTTATGCACGTGCGCACTCACGCGAGTACGCGTCCGCGGAGTTCGTCAAACTCGTCCGGACCAAGGGTGCCGGTCCGATCACGATAGCCCGCCACATCGTCCGAAACGCGGCGATCCCGTTCGTCTCGATGGTCTTCGTCGAAGCGCTGGCGCTCCTCGTACTCACGGTATTCGTCATCGAGATCGTGTTCGGTATCCAGGGCTTCGGGTACACGTTCTTCACCGCGATCGAAGGGCGCGACTTGCCGATCGTCCTCGGGAGTACGCTCGTGATCGTCGCCGTCGGGATCGTCGGTAACATCCTCCAGGACATCGGATACACCGCGCTCGATCCGCGTGTCGACACCGGAACGCGGTAG
- a CDS encoding ABC transporter permease, whose amino-acid sequence MSLRRFIVKRLLAIIPILFGVSIITFGLVHLTPGDPVQQILALNPDAGPAEKAQLRREFGFDVPIWEQYLNWMTGVLTGDFGDVYRSGRDVGDVIYARLPETLLLGLFGWVFGLVIAIPTGIYAAVNKDQFGDTVSRFVALSGISIPNFWLGLMLILIGSLTLGLWPVTAPKRDPLLSTGMLWYLVLPGLTIGTASASSIMRVMRTSMAEEMNKEYVTAARAKGLPERTVVLKHVLRNSLISVVTLAASLTAAIVAGSVVVEQVFAWPGLGNEFIQAIRNAEYNLIMAITLFTGVFIILANLVADILYAALDPRIRYD is encoded by the coding sequence ATGAGCCTCAGACGGTTTATCGTAAAGAGACTACTGGCGATCATTCCAATCCTCTTCGGGGTGTCGATAATCACGTTCGGCCTGGTCCACCTGACCCCGGGCGACCCGGTCCAACAGATTCTCGCCCTCAACCCGGACGCCGGTCCGGCAGAGAAGGCACAGTTACGGCGAGAGTTCGGATTCGACGTTCCGATCTGGGAACAGTACCTGAACTGGATGACCGGGGTGCTCACCGGTGACTTCGGCGACGTGTACCGCTCCGGGCGTGACGTCGGAGACGTCATCTACGCACGGCTGCCCGAAACGCTCCTGCTCGGACTCTTCGGCTGGGTGTTCGGCCTCGTCATCGCGATCCCGACCGGGATCTACGCGGCCGTCAACAAGGACCAGTTCGGCGACACGGTAAGTCGATTCGTCGCCCTGTCGGGCATCTCCATTCCGAACTTCTGGCTGGGGCTGATGCTCATCCTCATCGGGTCGCTCACGCTCGGCCTGTGGCCGGTCACGGCACCCAAGCGAGACCCGCTCCTCTCTACGGGGATGCTGTGGTACCTGGTGCTCCCGGGCCTGACGATCGGAACCGCGTCCGCGTCGTCCATCATGCGGGTGATGCGGACGTCCATGGCCGAGGAGATGAACAAGGAGTACGTGACCGCCGCGAGGGCGAAGGGACTCCCCGAGCGAACGGTCGTCCTCAAACACGTGCTACGGAACTCGCTCATCTCCGTCGTCACGCTGGCAGCGTCGCTGACCGCTGCCATCGTGGCAGGCTCCGTCGTCGTCGAACAGGTGTTCGCCTGGCCGGGACTCGGGAACGAGTTCATCCAGGCCATCCGGAACGCCGAATACAACCTCATCATGGCGATCACCCTCTTTACGGGGGTGTTCATCATCCTCGCGAATCTGGTAGCGGACATACTGTACGCGGCTCTCGACCCGAGGATCCGATATGACTGA
- a CDS encoding winged helix-turn-helix transcriptional regulator: MVDVLDNKRVATRLRILVEIAERQPAVSQSEIADEVGVTSQAVSEYIRELVDEGFVEKEARSRYRVTNEGVDWLFRASEAVRRFADHVTEDVLGAVDEDAAIATDAIVEGETVSLSIRDGHLHASPGESGGATAIATTDGAAGSDVGVTGFEGVIELDPGTVEVLQIPPVRAGGSTAVDSDSLSSAVERVDLVAASGVESVVALESIDVDPAVTVAAGAVASAAAERGLDVLVAATPDAVGRITDELRDSDVSYEVSDAQGTENR; encoded by the coding sequence ATGGTCGATGTCCTCGACAACAAACGCGTCGCGACGCGTCTGCGCATCCTCGTCGAGATCGCCGAACGCCAGCCGGCCGTCAGTCAGAGCGAAATCGCCGACGAGGTCGGCGTGACGAGCCAGGCCGTAAGCGAGTACATTCGAGAACTCGTGGACGAAGGGTTCGTCGAGAAGGAAGCGCGGTCGCGCTATCGCGTGACCAACGAGGGCGTCGACTGGCTCTTCCGGGCGTCGGAAGCTGTGCGGCGATTCGCCGACCACGTCACCGAGGACGTCCTCGGGGCCGTCGACGAGGACGCTGCCATCGCGACAGACGCTATCGTCGAGGGCGAGACGGTGTCGCTTTCGATCCGCGACGGTCACTTGCACGCGTCACCTGGAGAATCTGGCGGGGCGACCGCCATCGCGACGACCGACGGGGCGGCCGGGAGCGACGTGGGCGTCACAGGGTTCGAGGGCGTCATCGAACTCGATCCGGGAACCGTCGAAGTGTTGCAGATTCCACCGGTTCGGGCCGGTGGATCGACTGCGGTCGATTCGGATTCGCTTTCCTCGGCCGTCGAGCGGGTCGATCTCGTCGCAGCCAGCGGTGTCGAGTCCGTCGTCGCGCTCGAGTCGATCGACGTCGATCCCGCTGTCACCGTCGCCGCCGGTGCCGTCGCGTCGGCGGCGGCCGAGCGGGGCCTCGACGTCCTCGTCGCGGCCACGCCGGACGCCGTCGGTCGCATCACGGACGAACTTCGCGACAGCGACGTCTCCTACGAAGTCTCAGACGCTCAGGGAACCGAGAATCGGTAG